One Bufo gargarizans isolate SCDJY-AF-19 chromosome 4, ASM1485885v1, whole genome shotgun sequence DNA window includes the following coding sequences:
- the MPV17 gene encoding protein Mpv17, producing the protein MASLWRSYQRLLSLHPWKVQIITAGSLVGVGDVISQQLVERKGLRGHSFKRTVKMMGIGFCFVGPIVGGWYKVLDGLIPGSSKSVAVKKMLLDQGGFAPCFLGCFLTIVGSLNGLSKEEIWNKLKRDYKDALIANYYIWPAVQIANFYFIPLHYRLAVVQVVAIIWNSYLSWKANQA; encoded by the exons ATGGCCTCCCTGTGGCGCAGTTACCAGCGATTACTCTCCCTTCACCCCTGGAAGGTGCAGATCATTACCGCCG GGTCTTTGGTTGGGGTTGGTGATGTGATCTCTCAACAGCTGGTGGAAAGGAAAGGTCTCCGTGGTCACAGCTTCAAGAGGACGGTGAAGATGATGGGAATAGGAttctgctttgtg GGTCCGATAGTCGGGGGATGGTACAAAGTCCTGGATGGCCTTATTCCTGGCAGCAGTAAGTCTGTGGCCGTAAAGAAGATGCTGTTGGACCAG GGCGGCTTTGCTCCTTGCTTTCTTGGATGCTTCCTGACCATTGTTGGTTCACTGAATGGACTCTCTAAAGAGGAAATCTGGAACAAGCTGAAGCGG GATTATAAGGATGCTTTAATCGCCAACTATTAC ATATGGCCGGCGGTGCAGATTGCAAATTTTTACTTCATCCCACTGCATTACCG GCTGGCGGTGGTGCAGGTCGTAGCCATCATCTGGAACTCTTACCTCTCCTGGAAGGCAAACCAGGCCTAA